The stretch of DNA GGCGCAGGCCGTCTTCGGAAGCGACATCGCGATGCCGCTGGACGTGTGCAGCGAGCACACGGCGGGCAGGGAAAAGGCCGCGGCTGATTTGGATTTGACGACGCGGTGGCTGCGGGAGTCACGTAAATGGTGGGGCAAGTGCGCCCGGCCCGGCGCGGCGATGTTCGGGATAATCCAGGGCGGGCTGTTTGAGGATTTGCGCGAGACGGCGGCCGCGGATGCGGTTGCGCTCGATTTTCCCGGCTACGCGGCCGGCGGGCTGTCCGTCGGCGAAAGCGACGCGGACTTCTTCCGGGTGGCGCGGCTCACGGCGGCGCTTCTGCCGGATGTCAAGCCGCGGTACCTGATGGGCGTCGGGACGCCGGCGGATTTGATCCGGGCGATCGGCTGGGGGTACGACCTGTTCGACTGCGTCCTGCCGACGCGGATGGCGCGGCATCATGTGGCGTACACGCGGTTCGGCAAGGTGGACCTGCGGCGCAGCGAATACGCGGCCGACGAGTCGCCGCTGGATCCGGAGTGCAGGTGTCCGGTGTGCCGCGACCACACGCGCGCGTACCTGTCGCACCTCGTCAAGCTGCACGAGATCAACGCGCCGGTGCTTCTGACGCTGCACAACCTGCACTTTTTCCGCGAGCTCGTGAAAAAAGCGCGCTCCGCCGCATTGCGCGGCGCGTACCGTTCGTTCGCCCGCAGATGGCTGAAGAGGCTCGGGGAATGGCGGCCCGATGTGGACGGCTGATGAACGCGCGGCGCGGAAATGCGTCTGAATCGAGCGGCGGAGACGGAATGTGAGCGTCCGCGCGCGGGCGCGTTCCGTTCTCGTGAAATAGAATACTTGCGGGGTAGGAATTAGGTGGTTCAAGTACCTGAATGTATAATTCCGGCGGCTTTGCCGGGTGAGCCCATCCGGGCGCACGGAGGTTAATGCATGTCCCAGGCGATGTTCGTTCAGACGAGCTGGATAGTGTATCTGCTCTCCACGCTCGTCTATTCAATAAACACCGGGTTCGTCAGGAGCGAAAAGGCGCAGCGCGCGGTCGGCGCGATGGCGTATTCGCTTCTCGTCCTCGGTTTCGCGTCCCACACCTGCTACCAGATTCTGCGGGCGGTGGACTACTACCACCAGTACCGCGCGTTCAACATCCCCGCGGCGAGCCTGTTCGAGGCGATCAACTTCTTCGCGTGGTGGGTCGCGCTGATTTACATAATCGCGGAGCCGCTCGCCCGCACGCGGCTGTTCGGCGCGTTCGTGGTGGCGATCCCGACGGTCGCGATCGTCTATTCGATGATGAACGAAGGCGTGCGCGCCGGGATGGACCAGCCGCGCCAGCTCGTCGCGGCGCTAAAGAGCCCGTGGCTGAACATCCACGTGACCGCGATGTTCATAAGCTACGCGGCGTTCATGCTCTCGGCAGCGTTCGCGATCTACTTCATTCTTCGAAGCAAGTTCGGCTGGGGGGCGAAAGCGATTGACTCCAAATTCAGCCTTGACGACATAGACACGCTGATATACAGGTTCGTCGTGTACGGCTACCCGTTCCTGACATTCGGCGTTTTCGCCGGCGCGGTATGGGCCGACCAGGCGTGGGGCGTCTACTGGGCCTGGGACCCCAAGGAAACGTGGGCGCTCATCACCTGGCTGATATACACCGCGTTCCTGCACACCAGGCTTGCCTGGGGATGGAAGGGCAACAAGACCGCGATGTTCGCGCTGGTCGGATTCCTGTCCGTGCTCATCACGTTCCTCGGTGTGAATTTCCTCGTCTCGTACTTCCAGCTCGAAAGCGTTCACGCGTACATCTAGCCGCCGTTTTTTGTTCAATTTGAACGATATTGTGAAGTGAAATCGTGCCCGAAGCGGCTTCGCGCCGCCGGGCACGATTGATATAATCGCACCGTGTCAGAACCTAACAAGAAATCCTTCGACCGCGCCGGACTGGAGCATCCCGAAGCCGAAGAGCAAAACGGCTCGGCCGCATCGGTGCCGGCCGTCAGCGACCTTCCCGAGCAATCCGTCACTCCGATGGCGGAGGATCGCGGACTTTTCGCGTGGCTTTACTTCCACCTCACCAATCTTCCCTCGGCTGTCGTCGTCCTTTCGATTATCGCGGGACTCTCGATAATCGGAACCATCGTCCCCCAGATGAAGCCTGCCGCGGATTACGCGACGCAGTACGGCGCGGGCAAGGCGCGGATTTTGATCGCGCTCGGATTCCACGACATCTATCACACGGTCTACTTCAACGTGCTGCTTGGATGGATAAGCGTCAGCGCGATCGTTTGCAGCTACCTTCGCTTCGTGCGCACGTGGCGGCTGCAGTTCAACCCGCGCGTCCGCATCCGCGCCCGCACGATCGAGCGGCTGCGCCACCACCGCGTCGTACCCGCAACGGACGCCGCATCCGAGTTCTCCAGGATTGAAGGCGAGCTGAAAAAGCGCGGCTTCCGCACGTTTGCGCTTTCGCATCCGGACGGCGCGCTGAATCTGTACGCCAGCCGCGGGATGCGCCGGATGTGGGCGCTGGTCGTGCTTCACTTCGCGCTGATAATGATCCTAATAGGCGCGCTGATAAATCTCATCTTCGGCCAGAACGGAGTAATCGGAATCGAAGACGGCCAGACCGTCACGCTCAAAGTGGACGCGGCCGAGGGCAAGCCGGCGCTCATTCAAAAGCTTGTCGGCGGGCTTCCCCCGATGGAGTTCACGCTGCACAACGAGCAGTTCGAGATCACCTACGACAAGTTGGTGAAGGAAATCGACTGGTCGAAAATGGGTTCGAACATCCCGCAGGCCTACAAGGATTTCGAGTCGTTCATCGTCCACCAGTTCACGTCCAATCTCACCGTCGAGCGCAACGGGCGCAAGAAAAGCAAGGTTATTTCCGTCAACTACCCGCTGCACCTGGACAAGCTCGTTTTGTACCAGTCCGCGTTCAACCGGCGGATCGAGCTGGTCGCGACGATTGACGGCACCGAATTCCGCACCGAAGTCAGCCAGGGCGTGCCGTTCGAAGTGACGCCGGACGGGCTGCGCGCGGTGCCGCAGGGCAGGCCGGCCACGACCCCGTTCGTTT from bacterium encodes:
- the tgt gene encoding tRNA guanosine(34) transglycosylase Tgt, producing the protein MPSVEFSILSSDPSGARAGLIRTPYAELETPYFQPVATAGAIKGLSWRTVKALGYPHVLMNTYHLLMRPGIERLRELDGADGALRRFTGWGGGILTDSGGYQVFSLSKKCEINEWGVAFQSHIDGSVHAFTPKSVAEAQAVFGSDIAMPLDVCSEHTAGREKAAADLDLTTRWLRESRKWWGKCARPGAAMFGIIQGGLFEDLRETAAADAVALDFPGYAAGGLSVGESDADFFRVARLTAALLPDVKPRYLMGVGTPADLIRAIGWGYDLFDCVLPTRMARHHVAYTRFGKVDLRRSEYAADESPLDPECRCPVCRDHTRAYLSHLVKLHEINAPVLLTLHNLHFFRELVKKARSAALRGAYRSFARRWLKRLGEWRPDVDG
- the ccsB gene encoding c-type cytochrome biogenesis protein CcsB; translation: MSQAMFVQTSWIVYLLSTLVYSINTGFVRSEKAQRAVGAMAYSLLVLGFASHTCYQILRAVDYYHQYRAFNIPAASLFEAINFFAWWVALIYIIAEPLARTRLFGAFVVAIPTVAIVYSMMNEGVRAGMDQPRQLVAALKSPWLNIHVTAMFISYAAFMLSAAFAIYFILRSKFGWGAKAIDSKFSLDDIDTLIYRFVVYGYPFLTFGVFAGAVWADQAWGVYWAWDPKETWALITWLIYTAFLHTRLAWGWKGNKTAMFALVGFLSVLITFLGVNFLVSYFQLESVHAYI
- a CDS encoding cytochrome c biogenesis protein ResB, which translates into the protein MSEPNKKSFDRAGLEHPEAEEQNGSAASVPAVSDLPEQSVTPMAEDRGLFAWLYFHLTNLPSAVVVLSIIAGLSIIGTIVPQMKPAADYATQYGAGKARILIALGFHDIYHTVYFNVLLGWISVSAIVCSYLRFVRTWRLQFNPRVRIRARTIERLRHHRVVPATDAASEFSRIEGELKKRGFRTFALSHPDGALNLYASRGMRRMWALVVLHFALIMILIGALINLIFGQNGVIGIEDGQTVTLKVDAAEGKPALIQKLVGGLPPMEFTLHNEQFEITYDKLVKEIDWSKMGSNIPQAYKDFESFIVHQFTSNLTVERNGRKKSKVISVNYPLHLDKLVLYQSAFNRRIELVATIDGTEFRTEVSQGVPFEVTPDGLRAVPQGRPATTPFVFIIDDIKVGPWYQAGEYKGEIPPMAKLRVLDARSAETVQMSVITKDEPLSAPGFTLAIGDKIVSESIFQWKRDPGLPLVYLGFIFVVLGVLGTLYWRFQQAYVRVENGKLYIALRSTGIAEDAGKFLDGITAAG